From the genome of Fimbriimonadaceae bacterium, one region includes:
- a CDS encoding DUF1573 domain-containing protein: MLSALLCLVGMIANPAPTLPAGTSAEFQQLYGSVIQATSERNFAEAKKLSALLPKENIVIQWDDSKVPAHLRNEFAEARDRVFTQWRQFMPQFTMKIGTKPDIKFTFEPKLAPIAGSKEVPAAVHFFGYSPEDPRLEVVIGLERGDPPLPSEATDIHNEVAYGFALYLGLARTPNFGSYTTRAEVPTAILVRPHPGEMNLARMLVEIGDLVKASIAKSEELSWNPPKATIDKMMFDLGTIPQGQIREFSYQLTNIGHGLLMTSMIPDCGCVAQPKVEPIDAGQSRLIHLAVQTADFIGEQHKAILVYTNDPDNPTREIKVRFYVDPAYRFLVPDGEIINVDAKGGTREVFLTVPEGSDIVPEDVRLDGLPAAVTTQAWSGELADPMLNEPKKQRKGYKFTVNIEPGTYVGRNSTTLVVSTKSKTLPVLRQQLSVQSGIVAMPETINLGQISRGPKRASFLVNSAQKDFEILSIESNSPFLTFTHRPVRGKWEHRVTIQYDGKAPDVRIEATIKVKTNDPKTPVVTVLLRALQR; encoded by the coding sequence ATGCTTAGCGCACTTCTTTGCCTTGTCGGGATGATCGCCAATCCTGCGCCAACCCTTCCTGCCGGAACAAGCGCCGAATTTCAGCAGCTCTATGGCAGCGTTATCCAGGCCACCTCAGAGCGCAACTTTGCCGAAGCGAAAAAGCTTTCCGCGCTTTTACCGAAGGAGAATATCGTTATCCAATGGGACGATTCCAAGGTTCCTGCCCACCTTCGCAACGAGTTTGCCGAGGCTAGAGACCGCGTGTTTACTCAGTGGCGACAGTTCATGCCGCAGTTCACGATGAAGATCGGCACGAAGCCAGATATCAAGTTTACTTTTGAGCCAAAACTTGCCCCCATCGCAGGCAGCAAAGAGGTACCCGCTGCCGTTCACTTCTTCGGATACTCGCCGGAGGACCCCCGGCTAGAGGTCGTTATTGGACTTGAAAGAGGTGACCCACCACTCCCGAGCGAGGCCACCGACATCCATAACGAAGTCGCTTATGGATTTGCGCTGTACTTGGGGCTTGCCCGAACTCCAAACTTTGGAAGCTACACAACGCGAGCCGAAGTCCCGACGGCCATCTTGGTGCGGCCTCACCCCGGCGAAATGAACCTTGCGCGAATGCTTGTGGAAATAGGCGACCTCGTCAAAGCCTCCATCGCAAAATCTGAAGAGCTTTCCTGGAATCCGCCGAAAGCAACGATTGACAAGATGATGTTCGACCTGGGCACGATCCCACAAGGCCAGATTCGCGAATTCTCCTACCAACTCACGAACATCGGGCATGGCCTTTTGATGACTTCGATGATCCCGGACTGTGGATGTGTGGCTCAACCCAAGGTAGAGCCCATTGATGCCGGGCAATCGCGATTGATCCATCTGGCGGTTCAGACCGCAGATTTTATTGGTGAGCAACATAAGGCGATCCTTGTTTACACAAACGATCCAGACAACCCAACACGAGAGATCAAGGTTCGGTTTTACGTTGACCCTGCCTATCGGTTCCTTGTCCCGGACGGCGAGATCATCAACGTGGACGCTAAGGGGGGAACACGGGAAGTCTTCCTGACTGTCCCAGAGGGTTCGGACATCGTGCCCGAAGACGTGCGCCTTGACGGACTCCCAGCAGCAGTCACAACACAAGCTTGGTCGGGAGAACTTGCCGATCCAATGCTCAACGAGCCAAAAAAGCAGAGAAAAGGTTACAAGTTCACCGTAAACATCGAACCCGGCACCTACGTTGGCAGAAACTCCACGACATTGGTTGTCAGCACAAAGAGCAAGACTCTGCCCGTGCTGCGACAGCAGCTCAGCGTTCAAAGCGGCATCGTTGCGATGCCCGAAACGATCAACCTTGGTCAGATATCGAGAGGTCCAAAAAGGGCGAGTTTCCTTGTCAACAGCGCTCAGAAAGACTTTGAAATCCTAAGTATCGAATCGAATAGCCCCTTCCTAACTTTCACTCACAGACCCGTTAGGGGCAAATGGGAGCACCGAGTGACGATTCAATACGATGGCAAGGCCCCTGACGTACGCATTGAAGCCACGATCAAGGTGAAAACCAACGATCCCAAAACGCCGGTTGTCACTGTCCTCCTGCGAGCCCTCCAGAGATGA
- a CDS encoding PEP-CTERM sorting domain-containing protein, with the protein MKKLMILGLSVVASSAMAVTFGPGAGFDIPDASATAGSSTINVSGQPPTVGTLNWVEINFWPTGTGSSHPSMHTWVGDLIAKFTHVGTGTSVHLMSRVGSVTAGGVGDSSNVAGRYRFFSAASGAASFAAAAAAVGDGVVIANGDYARSTHAFGAGAGNNSQGIAQFNGNDYNVFSGLAMNGDWRLDVWDSVGQDLGTVESWSFDATPVPEPATMAVLGLGALALIRRRKASK; encoded by the coding sequence TTGAAAAAATTAATGATTCTTGGGCTTAGCGTCGTGGCATCGTCCGCGATGGCAGTTACCTTTGGCCCGGGTGCTGGATTCGATATTCCTGACGCTAGCGCAACCGCTGGCAGCTCGACAATTAACGTAAGCGGTCAGCCTCCCACAGTTGGCACGCTGAACTGGGTTGAGATTAACTTCTGGCCGACAGGTACAGGATCTTCGCACCCATCGATGCACACGTGGGTTGGCGACCTGATCGCTAAGTTCACGCACGTCGGTACGGGCACGAGCGTTCATCTGATGAGCCGCGTCGGTTCGGTAACCGCTGGTGGCGTTGGCGACTCGAGCAACGTTGCTGGTCGGTATCGATTCTTCTCGGCGGCAAGCGGCGCAGCTAGCTTTGCAGCAGCAGCAGCAGCAGTTGGTGATGGCGTTGTCATCGCAAACGGCGACTATGCTCGTTCCACCCATGCGTTCGGCGCAGGCGCTGGCAACAATAGCCAGGGCATCGCTCAGTTCAACGGCAACGACTACAACGTCTTCAGCGGCTTAGCCATGAACGGCGATTGGAGACTCGATGTCTGGGACAGCGTTGGCCAGGACCTCGGCACAGTTGAGAGCTGGTCGTTCGACGCAACCCCCGTTCCCGAGCCCGCCACCATGGCTGTTCTCGGTCTCGGCGCTCTCGCGTTGATCCGACGCCGAAAGGCAAGCAAGTAA
- the rpsF gene encoding 30S ribosomal protein S6, translated as MNSRKYEAMVIVKPAIGDGDVQKLADRYKGVIESKGGSVSKAGKWEKRKLAYEIEGFKEGTYILMNFESAADVPQELSRQLGNNDDVIRHRIFKLEG; from the coding sequence ATGAATTCACGAAAGTACGAAGCAATGGTGATTGTCAAGCCGGCAATCGGCGATGGCGATGTTCAGAAACTTGCCGACCGCTACAAAGGCGTCATCGAGAGCAAGGGAGGCTCCGTCTCCAAAGCTGGAAAGTGGGAGAAGCGAAAGCTTGCTTACGAGATCGAAGGTTTCAAAGAAGGCACCTACATCCTCATGAACTTTGAATCGGCTGCCGACGTGCCCCAAGAGCTCAGCCGCCAGCTTGGCAACAATGACGACGTGATTCGTCATCGCATCTTCAAACTCGAAGGTTGA
- a CDS encoding single-stranded DNA-binding protein, whose amino-acid sequence MINRVVLVGRLTHDPQLRTTTSGKNVTDFQIAVQKRIKPNDGSPDADFFRVTCWGSTAEFVANYLSKGRLVAVDGRLQSRKYVASDGGQREVVEVVADSVQGLDRPRDDAGGGGGGSHAVAAAPAAVSAAPGEDEYDPFADE is encoded by the coding sequence ATGATTAACAGAGTTGTCCTCGTCGGTCGTTTGACGCATGATCCGCAGTTGCGGACAACGACGTCCGGCAAGAACGTGACCGACTTCCAGATCGCCGTCCAGAAGCGCATCAAGCCGAACGACGGTTCCCCCGACGCCGATTTCTTCCGCGTTACTTGCTGGGGTTCGACAGCCGAGTTCGTCGCCAATTACTTGTCGAAGGGCAGACTCGTTGCTGTGGATGGCCGCCTACAATCGCGTAAATATGTTGCGAGCGACGGCGGACAGCGCGAAGTTGTCGAAGTTGTCGCGGACTCCGTGCAAGGGCTGGATCGACCTCGGGACGACGCGGGTGGAGGTGGTGGTGGAAGCCATGCCGTAGCCGCTGCTCCTGCAGCTGTATCCGCTGCCCCTGGAGAGGACGAGTACGACCCGTTCGCGGACGAGTGA
- a CDS encoding bifunctional phosphoglucose/phosphomannose isomerase has product MAHILDDRDYLLRNDPKGMYRLTCEFPDQCRKALDIAQKTTLQPLKFDPSFVVLSGLGGSAIGGDFLSAIIEDQGSVPFQVNRDYSLPNCVDSGTLLIASSYSGNTEETLSAYAIAKAKGATILATTSGGKLAELARADGFDVIQIPGGQPPRTALGYSLVPALVAAESFRLIPPQPFAETIAGLEEVVRSCAVEVPFEQNQAKQIAAQLHGKLSVIYGLGSWQGVVAYRWKGQINENAKNMTFSARFPELNHNEVLGWVKATDQGVGQWVVVVLKDGTESAKMQARGKITLDLIGDRAEHIVVQAKGDSLLEKALTLTLLGDFVSLYLATLNDVDPENIDWLNHLKGELANIPN; this is encoded by the coding sequence ATGGCACACATCCTCGACGATCGCGACTACCTGCTGCGCAACGATCCCAAAGGGATGTATCGCCTCACATGCGAATTCCCGGATCAATGCCGCAAAGCCCTTGATATCGCACAAAAGACGACGCTTCAACCGTTAAAGTTTGATCCGTCGTTCGTCGTTCTGTCTGGCTTGGGAGGGTCGGCGATCGGTGGCGATTTTCTGAGCGCGATCATTGAGGACCAGGGGTCGGTGCCGTTTCAAGTGAATCGCGATTATTCGCTCCCCAACTGCGTAGATAGCGGCACGCTCCTCATTGCATCCAGTTATTCGGGCAATACCGAGGAGACTCTTTCTGCGTATGCCATTGCGAAGGCGAAAGGCGCGACTATCCTCGCCACGACGAGCGGCGGCAAGCTCGCCGAATTGGCACGAGCCGATGGTTTTGATGTAATTCAAATTCCTGGCGGACAACCGCCAAGAACGGCACTGGGCTATTCGCTTGTGCCAGCGCTGGTGGCGGCTGAGTCGTTCCGGTTGATCCCTCCGCAACCTTTTGCTGAGACGATTGCCGGGCTTGAAGAGGTTGTAAGATCGTGTGCCGTCGAGGTGCCGTTTGAGCAGAATCAAGCAAAGCAGATTGCAGCCCAACTTCATGGAAAGCTCAGCGTCATTTACGGGCTCGGCTCTTGGCAGGGAGTTGTGGCATACCGGTGGAAGGGCCAGATCAACGAGAACGCCAAGAACATGACGTTCTCGGCACGGTTCCCCGAACTCAACCATAACGAAGTCCTTGGTTGGGTTAAGGCGACAGACCAGGGTGTCGGGCAGTGGGTCGTTGTCGTCTTGAAGGATGGGACGGAGTCGGCAAAGATGCAGGCTAGGGGCAAGATCACGCTTGACCTGATCGGAGATCGAGCGGAGCATATCGTGGTCCAAGCGAAAGGCGACAGCCTGCTCGAAAAGGCATTAACGCTCACCCTTTTGGGTGATTTCGTCTCGCTCTACCTTGCTACACTCAACGATGTCGATCCCGAAAACATCGACTGGCTGAACCACCTAAAAGGCGAACTCGCGAACATTCCGAACTGA
- the hslU gene encoding ATP-dependent protease ATPase subunit HslU, which translates to MSLPIEDLTPRQIVSELDRYIVGQNAAKKAVAVALRNRYRRQQLPAKQREEILPKNILMIGPTGVGKTEIARRLAQLAKAPFVKVEATKFTEVGYVGRDVESMIRDLVAASVRLVEKERIDAVQQEAERRAMERLVDMVDTGPKPTRVRKRARPDSQIMDNPVFRQAFEVFGSKIDDDYPDQETEVVEVDEKKLAQERKKLVKKIQKGDFDDHIVEIDIEEQSNPFVQVFSPQGIEEMGFDMNSLSNPFGSKQSTLKVTVGEAKQILVDEEARKMIDRSTLNRDAITRAEQTGIIFLDEIDKVAGKQGGSGPDVSREGVQRDLLPIVEGSTVQSKFGPIRTDHVLFIAAGAFHMSKPSDLIPELQGRLPIRVELEPLTEEDFRRILREPENALIKQYQLLLGTEGIKLTITEDGVDEIAKLAAEVNGKTENIGARRLHTMMEKLLEELLFEAPEIEEKKITLDAKSVQSRLSALVKDVDLSRYIL; encoded by the coding sequence ATGAGCCTCCCTATTGAGGACTTGACTCCACGTCAAATCGTAAGCGAGCTCGACCGCTACATCGTCGGGCAAAATGCCGCCAAAAAGGCGGTGGCTGTGGCGTTGCGCAACCGTTATCGCCGGCAGCAGCTCCCCGCGAAGCAAAGGGAGGAGATTCTCCCTAAGAACATCTTGATGATCGGTCCCACCGGGGTCGGCAAAACCGAAATAGCACGGCGACTGGCTCAGCTTGCGAAGGCGCCTTTTGTCAAAGTTGAGGCCACCAAGTTCACCGAGGTCGGCTATGTTGGGCGAGATGTTGAATCCATGATTCGTGATCTCGTTGCTGCTTCGGTCCGCCTTGTCGAGAAAGAACGCATCGATGCGGTGCAGCAAGAGGCAGAACGTCGAGCCATGGAACGACTGGTTGACATGGTCGACACCGGCCCCAAGCCTACTCGTGTGCGAAAGCGGGCCAGACCGGACTCGCAGATCATGGATAACCCGGTTTTCCGACAGGCTTTTGAGGTCTTTGGTTCAAAGATAGATGACGACTACCCCGACCAAGAAACGGAAGTCGTAGAAGTTGACGAGAAGAAGCTTGCCCAAGAGCGGAAAAAGCTCGTCAAGAAGATTCAAAAGGGTGATTTTGACGATCACATCGTCGAGATTGACATAGAGGAACAATCGAATCCATTCGTCCAGGTTTTCAGCCCGCAAGGCATCGAGGAGATGGGATTCGATATGAACAGCCTGTCGAACCCGTTCGGCTCAAAGCAATCCACATTGAAAGTCACCGTTGGCGAGGCGAAGCAGATCTTGGTTGATGAAGAAGCCCGAAAGATGATTGACCGCAGCACGCTCAATCGCGATGCGATCACACGCGCCGAGCAGACAGGCATCATCTTCCTTGACGAGATTGACAAGGTCGCCGGCAAGCAGGGGGGCTCCGGACCCGACGTGTCCCGCGAGGGCGTTCAGCGAGACCTGCTCCCCATCGTCGAAGGTTCGACGGTACAGAGTAAGTTCGGCCCGATACGAACAGATCACGTTCTGTTTATTGCAGCTGGGGCATTTCACATGTCCAAGCCAAGCGACCTCATTCCTGAGCTTCAAGGCCGACTTCCCATTCGGGTTGAACTGGAACCGCTTACCGAAGAGGACTTCCGTCGCATCTTGCGCGAGCCCGAAAATGCCCTCATCAAGCAGTATCAACTTCTGCTCGGCACCGAGGGTATTAAGCTCACGATTACTGAGGACGGTGTTGATGAAATTGCCAAGCTCGCCGCTGAAGTCAATGGAAAGACTGAGAATATTGGAGCACGGCGACTTCACACAATGATGGAGAAGCTGCTTGAAGAGCTACTTTTTGAGGCTCCTGAGATCGAAGAGAAGAAGATAACACTCGATGCAAAATCCGTTCAATCTCGGCTTAGCGCACTTGTGAAGGATGTCGATTTGAGCCGATATATTCTTTAG
- a CDS encoding DNA-3-methyladenine glycosylase encodes MPHVEHPLNALVQLNAVEAAPRLLGCTLVRGTRRAMIVEVEAYRGKDDPGSHSWHGITPRTAIMHGPPGFAYVYFTYGMHWLLNLVVDCEGTSGAILIRAARPLSGIEEMQMRRPKAKRETDLLSGPAKVCAAFDIAKSENGVDLLDPEFELRIEAGEPVQDVLFGRRIGLAKGKGDDYPWRFIHAQESGWASEPKQGLEALKEGDWSKILSFAAGLSTPPTTRA; translated from the coding sequence ATGCCCCATGTTGAGCACCCGCTGAATGCGCTTGTGCAACTCAATGCAGTCGAAGCCGCGCCTCGGCTGCTTGGCTGCACTCTGGTTCGCGGAACCCGGCGTGCGATGATCGTCGAGGTTGAGGCTTATCGCGGGAAGGACGACCCTGGAAGCCACTCTTGGCATGGGATCACACCCAGAACAGCGATCATGCACGGACCTCCGGGCTTTGCTTACGTGTATTTCACGTACGGGATGCACTGGCTCTTGAATTTGGTTGTCGACTGCGAAGGGACCTCTGGGGCGATTCTGATCCGGGCGGCAAGGCCTTTATCGGGGATCGAAGAGATGCAAATGCGAAGACCAAAAGCAAAGAGGGAAACGGACTTGCTGTCTGGTCCGGCAAAGGTGTGTGCGGCGTTCGACATCGCCAAAAGCGAGAATGGAGTTGATCTGCTTGATCCAGAATTCGAGTTAAGGATTGAGGCGGGCGAACCTGTGCAGGACGTCCTGTTTGGACGAAGAATCGGGCTCGCTAAGGGTAAGGGCGACGACTACCCCTGGCGATTCATCCACGCGCAGGAGTCGGGCTGGGCTTCTGAACCTAAACAAGGCCTGGAAGCGCTCAAAGAAGGCGATTGGTCAAAGATTCTATCCTTTGCTGCCGGACTTTCCACCCCGCCCACTACGCGAGCCTGA
- the asnS gene encoding asparagine--tRNA ligase, with protein sequence MDYRRSYIRDLFNLAPGSAASAYGWVKTRRDSKGISFVQLSDGSCFKDLQVVVNEGALDAGEFSKVTTGACVRFDGKIVESPAAGQPVELAAEGLEVYGEADPATYPLQKKGASFEFLREIGHLRVRGNTFGAVFRMRSEVSWAIHKFYRDRGFHYIHAPIITASDCEGAGAMFAVTTLLEQPHPNGEEVKAALQKVDYKEDFFGKPAYLTVSGQLEGETMALGLTNIYTFGPTFRAEQSNTARHLAEFWMIEPEMAFCDLEGNMTLAEEFLREVIQHCLDNCGADLDFFNQRIEPSLLDTLKHVVESGFERLTYTEAVKMLEGSGETWENPVYWGADLQSEHERWLTEKKVGRPVILTDYPKEIKAFYMRENEDGKTVRAMDVLAPRIGEIIGGSQREERHDILLNRIRELGLPEEAYWWYLDLRKFGSAPHAGFGLGLERLLMYVTGMKNMRDVIPYHRAPGQAEF encoded by the coding sequence ATGGATTATCGCCGCTCCTATATCCGCGATCTGTTCAACCTCGCGCCCGGCAGCGCAGCTAGCGCTTATGGTTGGGTGAAGACACGCCGCGACAGTAAAGGGATCTCCTTTGTCCAACTGAGCGATGGGTCGTGTTTTAAGGATTTGCAGGTTGTGGTGAATGAGGGAGCGCTGGATGCAGGCGAGTTCAGCAAGGTCACGACAGGAGCTTGTGTGCGCTTTGACGGCAAGATCGTCGAATCCCCCGCCGCAGGACAGCCCGTCGAGCTGGCGGCAGAGGGGCTAGAAGTCTACGGCGAAGCCGATCCCGCGACCTACCCGCTTCAGAAGAAAGGGGCCTCCTTTGAATTCTTACGGGAGATTGGGCACCTTCGAGTGCGGGGCAATACCTTCGGCGCAGTTTTCCGAATGCGCAGCGAAGTGAGTTGGGCGATCCACAAGTTCTATAGAGACAGGGGTTTCCACTACATCCATGCCCCTATCATTACCGCCTCCGACTGCGAAGGCGCAGGCGCGATGTTCGCCGTCACCACACTCTTAGAGCAGCCCCATCCCAACGGCGAAGAGGTGAAGGCCGCCCTTCAAAAGGTCGATTACAAAGAGGATTTCTTTGGTAAACCCGCCTACCTCACTGTTTCGGGCCAGCTCGAAGGCGAGACGATGGCCCTCGGCCTCACCAACATCTACACATTCGGCCCAACCTTCCGCGCCGAACAATCTAACACCGCCCGCCACCTTGCTGAGTTCTGGATGATCGAGCCGGAGATGGCGTTCTGCGACCTCGAAGGCAACATGACCCTCGCCGAAGAATTCCTTCGCGAAGTCATCCAGCACTGTCTCGACAACTGCGGAGCCGACCTCGATTTCTTCAACCAGCGTATCGAGCCGTCGCTTCTGGACACACTAAAGCATGTGGTCGAATCGGGCTTTGAGCGCCTGACTTACACCGAAGCTGTCAAGATGCTCGAAGGCAGCGGCGAGACTTGGGAGAACCCGGTTTACTGGGGCGCCGACCTCCAGAGCGAGCACGAACGTTGGCTCACTGAGAAAAAGGTAGGCCGCCCCGTGATCTTGACCGACTACCCCAAAGAGATCAAGGCTTTTTACATGCGCGAGAATGAGGACGGAAAAACGGTTCGTGCGATGGATGTGCTTGCGCCTCGGATTGGTGAGATCATCGGCGGATCTCAGCGCGAAGAGCGACACGACATTCTCCTCAACCGAATAAGAGAACTTGGGCTCCCGGAAGAGGCGTACTGGTGGTATCTGGACCTGCGCAAGTTTGGCAGCGCGCCCCATGCAGGGTTCGGGCTTGGGCTGGAGAGATTGTTGATGTATGTCACCGGCATGAAGAACATGCGGGATGTCATTCCTTATCATCGCGCCCCCGGCCAAGCCGAATTCTGA
- a CDS encoding ABC transporter ATP-binding protein → MTTAQIPLIRTAVQAISDAAGYTEQRVLTDGEAAVLAEKLGQETGDVKVALSKVQQARDASRETLRSDETELLAKELKEDPEEVRQALTEMKGELVREPQTARGAVRILGLMGILVVVLYIFKYWFTRGQTYYLSKAAARLASNLRLKLFKKLQRLPITYFNEKRSGGIQSVLTNDVGVYQTAVTIIRDSIDGPLKAITALGYIIYTQWQLAALTMLFLPIMAVAINRNSRKMKLAQSQVQGDLATLNAMTLESLQGTRVVKAFAAEERVEENYSELVEKTFRSQMAATRRQAALRPLVELIGAVALALVLYLCGWLAFRQELQVADLIALIYALDVINQGFRNLASVQNTYAQVQAASDRIYDEVLSVPDEHFESRGAKILESPKAEVEFRNVSFTYPDGTVALDNVSFTINAGHSLALVGSSGAGKSTIADLLLRFYNPTSGAIYYDGVDIRELDVAWWRSQIGVVPQQTFLFAGSIADNVRLGNADASDEGVVEALKAAHADVFVERFPERHNSLIGELGSGLSGGEKQRIAIARALVRKPHVLLLDEATSNLDSVSEKVVQQALEEVMHTRTTLFIAHRLTTAARADRILVLRRGEVVELGSHKELLAQNGVYAAMYGAFSSGVID, encoded by the coding sequence TTGACAACGGCCCAAATTCCGCTCATTCGCACAGCCGTGCAAGCTATCAGCGATGCGGCGGGCTACACCGAGCAGCGGGTGCTCACCGATGGCGAAGCCGCCGTCTTGGCCGAGAAACTTGGACAAGAAACCGGTGACGTCAAGGTTGCGCTTTCTAAGGTTCAGCAAGCCAGAGATGCCAGTCGCGAAACGCTACGTTCGGATGAAACGGAGCTGCTTGCCAAGGAGCTAAAGGAGGACCCGGAAGAGGTTCGCCAAGCTTTGACGGAGATGAAGGGAGAGCTTGTGCGCGAGCCTCAGACTGCGCGCGGAGCCGTAAGAATTCTCGGTCTGATGGGAATTCTTGTCGTTGTCCTCTATATCTTCAAGTACTGGTTCACGCGTGGGCAGACCTACTATCTCTCAAAAGCCGCTGCCCGACTTGCGAGCAATCTCCGCTTGAAGCTCTTCAAAAAGCTCCAACGACTTCCTATCACCTACTTCAACGAAAAGCGCTCAGGAGGCATCCAGAGCGTGCTTACGAACGACGTGGGTGTGTACCAGACCGCCGTCACCATCATCCGCGACAGCATCGACGGTCCTCTCAAGGCCATCACCGCGTTGGGATATATCATCTACACGCAATGGCAACTCGCTGCACTGACGATGCTTTTCCTGCCGATCATGGCAGTGGCGATCAATCGCAATTCAAGGAAGATGAAATTGGCCCAGTCGCAAGTGCAGGGCGATCTTGCCACGCTGAACGCAATGACGCTGGAGTCATTGCAGGGAACCCGTGTCGTCAAAGCATTCGCCGCCGAGGAGCGCGTTGAGGAGAACTACTCGGAGCTGGTTGAGAAGACCTTCCGCAGTCAAATGGCGGCTACGCGCCGACAAGCCGCTCTCAGGCCGTTGGTTGAGCTGATTGGAGCGGTTGCTCTTGCGCTTGTGCTCTATCTTTGCGGTTGGCTGGCTTTCCGACAAGAGCTTCAAGTCGCCGATCTTATCGCTCTCATTTACGCGCTCGATGTGATCAACCAAGGCTTCCGAAACCTTGCATCCGTACAGAACACCTACGCGCAGGTCCAAGCCGCCTCCGACCGGATTTACGATGAGGTGCTTTCCGTCCCAGACGAGCACTTCGAATCTCGCGGAGCAAAGATTCTCGAATCGCCCAAGGCCGAGGTCGAGTTCCGAAATGTGAGCTTCACTTATCCCGATGGGACTGTAGCGCTCGACAACGTGAGCTTTACGATTAACGCCGGTCATAGCCTTGCCTTGGTGGGCAGCAGTGGCGCAGGAAAGAGCACCATCGCTGACCTCCTTCTGCGCTTTTATAACCCGACCTCGGGAGCGATTTACTATGACGGCGTGGATATTCGGGAGCTTGACGTGGCGTGGTGGCGAAGCCAGATCGGCGTCGTTCCTCAGCAAACGTTCCTTTTTGCCGGGTCCATCGCCGACAACGTCCGGTTAGGGAATGCGGACGCCTCTGACGAGGGGGTCGTTGAGGCCCTAAAAGCTGCGCATGCCGATGTCTTCGTCGAGCGATTCCCAGAGCGCCATAACTCGCTTATCGGTGAGCTTGGATCGGGCTTGAGCGGAGGCGAAAAGCAGCGCATCGCCATTGCCCGCGCACTCGTTCGAAAGCCGCACGTTCTCCTCCTCGACGAGGCCACCAGCAATCTTGACTCGGTGAGCGAGAAGGTTGTCCAGCAGGCTTTGGAAGAGGTCATGCACACCCGCACAACCCTTTTCATCGCCCACCGTCTCACCACTGCCGCCCGTGCTGACCGCATCCTTGTCCTTCGACGAGGCGAAGTGGTTGAGCTTGGCAGTCACAAAGAACTGCTTGCTCAAAACGGAGTCTACGCCGCCATGTACGGCGCATTCAGCAGCGGGGTGATCGATTGA
- a CDS encoding ABC transporter ATP-binding protein, producing the protein MSEAALSARSLSCGYPGRTVLSDVSLEIRSGEIIALLGQNGSGKTTLLKTLCGSLPPVSGSVNVATREIGQLGSKELAQLIAYVPQEERSDFAFSVREVVTMGRLPLSATFFDSEEDRLKATEAMRTADCLHLADRSIQEISAGERQRVILARALAQEAKIILLDEPTAHLDLGHQLEVSTLLKRLAQAGYVIVLAVHDLQLAARTASRGLVLEGGRVMLDARFSDVLESSSLDVAYSVTFRRLKDPDLGTVLVPLTTLAPSGSEAGLPPNP; encoded by the coding sequence TTGAGCGAAGCTGCTCTTTCTGCTCGGTCTTTGTCCTGTGGCTATCCTGGGCGAACGGTCCTGTCGGATGTTAGCTTGGAGATCCGTTCCGGAGAAATCATTGCACTCCTAGGCCAGAACGGGAGCGGCAAGACGACGCTTTTGAAGACTCTGTGCGGGTCGCTGCCGCCTGTGTCGGGCTCGGTGAACGTTGCAACTCGTGAGATTGGACAATTGGGAAGTAAAGAGCTTGCCCAATTGATCGCCTATGTCCCCCAAGAGGAGCGGAGCGACTTTGCCTTTAGCGTTCGTGAGGTTGTCACGATGGGGCGGCTTCCGCTTAGCGCTACCTTTTTCGACTCTGAAGAGGATCGACTTAAGGCTACCGAAGCGATGCGCACTGCCGATTGTCTGCATCTCGCCGATCGTTCGATCCAAGAGATTAGCGCGGGTGAGCGCCAGAGGGTGATCCTTGCCCGGGCCTTGGCTCAAGAGGCGAAGATTATCCTTCTTGATGAGCCCACTGCTCATCTCGATCTCGGACACCAATTAGAAGTTTCAACTCTCTTGAAGCGACTGGCCCAAGCGGGTTACGTGATCGTTCTTGCTGTCCATGATCTACAGCTTGCGGCAAGGACCGCTAGTCGGGGCCTGGTCCTGGAGGGTGGGCGCGTGATGCTCGACGCACGGTTCTCGGACGTGTTGGAGTCGTCAAGCTTGGATGTAGCCTACAGCGTGACCTTCCGTCGATTAAAAGACCCCGACCTTGGCACTGTGCTCGTTCCACTTACAACTCTTGCCCCGTCAGGCTCCGAAGCTGGCCTTCCGCCCAACCCATAA